The DNA window TATATTATTCAAAATCTGCTTGATTATTTCAATTAGAATGATTTAAAATATACAGAAACCATTCAAGTATAAAGtacttaaaataatattatattgaagcTTTGGGCTCATATTAAAGCTCTTAAATCCTCcagaaattagaaaaaaaaacaaaagaatctCCTTATTATGTCTCTAAATACAAACTAAAAACTAGAGCCTATACCATTTAATATCACCTCTATATTATTCAAAATCTGCTTGATTATTTCAATTAGAATAATTTAACAGAAACCATTCAAGTATAAAACCAGCGCCTTATTTTAACCTTCCCTtcattaaacttaaaattatgtaaattttACAATTCAACTTGTGTACTTTATTTAAAACAGCAACCATCAGTAccatttgaaatttttcatcaGTCGATTGTACATATTTCCGGATGGGATAGTGTTTGGTGTTACAATAGATCAGTATGGCATTCGAGTAATGGTTCGTTGTAGTTCTTGTTATAGTGTAGCATTCGAGAATCAAAGCAAAAAAGCATTATATTATTATGTATACCTTCCATTTAAGTGTATAGTGTAAAaagtttgtttgtttctttgaaGGGGGTGGTGTTTAGGTGAAATTCAGCACATTCTTGACATCCTAATTAGTTCTCCAAGGCTGCGCCCTTGGCCTCGGGAACAGCGCATCCTGTATCGCGATCGCCCAGCTCACAAATGCTGACGTCGCCACTGGTGGCGCTCGGCCCGGCACTGATGCTGTCCATCTCCGACTCGTTCAGAGACGATCCGCCGTCCAAGTGGCTGGACGAGTGGCCGTGGATGCTTTGGTCGGGATTCTCCACCGATTCGCCTACGTACTTTTCCATACACTTGGCCAGCTTTTCGGAATTGCCGCCAACGAAAAGCTCCACTACTTCGCCGCCCTTGATGAAGACGAATGTCGGCATGCTAGTCACGTTGTACTCAACGGTGATCTCCTCGTTCTCATCCACGTTGACCTTGAGGACGACAGCGCGGTCGGAATAGAGCTGGGCCAGCTCCTCCAATTTGGGCGCAATCACCTTGCAGGGACCGCACCAGTTGGCATAGAAATCGATCACCACCAGCTTGTCCCGGGCCTGGGCCAGCTTCTGCTCGAGATCGTCCTTGCTCCGCACTAGATACACCATGATTTTTTACTGCCAATTACAAGAAAAcacaatattatttttgaatttaaaattttttagatcTTTTGCTCGACGTTCACCTTAGacaagaaaaaagaaaaattattccAAAGACGATTGACAATCGAAGCAGTTGTGCCTCGGACGGAGAATTTTCGAGAATGATGGAGCTAACAGGAAGCACGCCGATGCTTCTGACGCTGCCTTGACTTTTCACCTCAACTACGTGGCAACTCTGCAAAAGGCAGCCATTTTGGCGAAAGCGAAGCTTGCTTGGAAACTcaatatttgaattgaaaagaGATGCAAGAATatgcaaaaattaaatatgatcCAGAAGGGGGGagcataatatttatttttgtctaACCAACTTTATAAACTTGTAGTGGTGTTGTTATGCACGTGGTTTCACATAACCTCAAATTTTGTAATGGATTGTTctggaaatgaaaataaaccaTGTAACCCCAAGTAGGCCATTTCCTCTATGTATTACTACTTTCGCCTCTAGCTTCCATCAGTACCATTTCAGTTCCCCGACAGTAGGCTACGGGTGGAGACGTCATTGGGTTTCCACTTTATAGCTGGCATTTGCAAACAAAACTTAAAATCACACACATGAAAAAATCTCTTTCGTCAGTcaacaaaccaaaaaaccTTTAGGACGCTGCTAAATTTTCAAGTGAAGCCAAAAGTAAATCCCAGTAAAAACCGTAATACCGTATAAACCGAgccggaaaataagaattgaCGGTGCAGGGACTAACTATGTCGTATCAGATCAAATCCACGCCGTATTTCCGGCGCATGTTCAACAACAGCAAGAAGAACGGGCAGCTGCAGAGATTGCGGGAGGAGTACGAACGGATCCAGGAGTTCAATGACCGCACCATCGAGCTCAAGATGCGCCAGGTGCGACTGAAGCGTCTCTTCAGGGAGATCGAGGATATCAAGGACGGCGGAGCTGGTGGTGGTaacaacaacggcaacaaTGTCGGCAATATGGGCGGTGGAGCAGGCGGTGCTGCCATCGGGCAGTCGGGGCAGGGGCATGCCCGAGATCGCTCCCGCGGCGGCTCCTGTTCCAGTGCCAGGGTGCGAGTCATGCGGCGTCGCCACCTCAGAACGATGGCGGTGTCAACGCCGGAGCAGAGACGTCACCACCAACGGGTGGAGGCCCTGACCCGAGCCCGGGAGCTGGGCAAGGAGATATCGCGCCGGAACGCCGAGATAGCGGAGACCGGAGGCGGGGGGTACCTGCGCAACGAATTGCGCGTCACCGCCAAGATGCAGGCGGTGCAGGACGCCCGCCGGGAGGCAGTGGAGCGGAGGGAGCGGGCGGCCAAGCGGATCAGCTACGGGAACGATCAGTCCCGCCAGAATCTGCTGCGCCAGCTCCAGGTGCGCCAGAAGCGCCTAATGGGTGGTCAATCACCGATGCGTCTGGTCCAGCAGACAGCGCGTCCGGCACAGGTGGGACCCAGTCGGGCTCATACTCACATCCACCAAGGCCATGTTCAAAGCCTTAGTCATGGGCAGCTGACGGTACCGCGTCCGAGTCGCCAGAAGCACAGTTCGCCCAGGTATCTCAACCGATACCCGGACTTCCGCCAGTTGACGGACAGCCAGCTGGACTTCCTGGCCAGCCAGGCGagggaggagcagcagctacGTGTCCGGCGCGAAAACAACGCCACCTACAATAAAGCCCACTGCGAAGAAGTCGAGGAGGAAGACTTCAACACGGAAGAGCTGGCCGAGCTGGGGCTAGAGGAAGAGCGCCTGCGCCGGGAGATGAACTACTCAGAGGAGGAACGCCTCCAACGACACCGGGAATACTCTGACGACCGGCGGCGCCAAAGACAGACGAGTGACGAGCCGACCGATCTTGATGGGGAGGAGGAGAGTCAGGAGGAGGACCCCAACGACGATGGTCGTGAGGAAGTGAGCGGGGAGCTACCGCTCAACGGGAAGCGGGTACGTAAGACGGCTCTGGAGCAGGAGTTGCAGCTCCGACAACAGGTCCAGCAGGAGGACGAGGCCGAGGAGGCGGAGGAGCAGCGACGACGCATGCACCTGCGCGAGGAGACCTCACCCCTGCGGATGGCCCGCTTCTCGCTtagctccaccaccaccacggcCACGACAACCACACCTAGATGCGTCCAGGCACCACAACGCGGTGACGATCCCTCCGATGACTATGAAATGGTTACGGCGGCCTCCCATTCCGCCACCATAGCCGCCCACCAGCCCACTTGTTTTGTGCCGCCGAACGCAGACATCGATACCGATGACGAGGACAAGAAAGACGAGGAGCAGAAAGGAGAGTATCGTTTAAAGAAAGACGCTGGGGTGGATCCCATGCCGTCGGTGAACCACTGGCGAAAGATTTCCCTAATGATGCCCTTTATGAGTAGCAAGTCCAGGACCAGAACCGCGCCCACCGTAATCGAGCACCTCGACGATGCTGCACCCAACGTGTCCGGCATTTCCTATCACGGTATGGAGATCCACCAGCAACAGAGCCTGTTTCAGCGCCAGCAGGATCAGCCCCAGTATCATGTACAGCAGCCCCAGCGCCAGGCTACAGTTTACCGGGCGCCACACAGCGAGTATTTAATGTCCACCATCCAGTGCGTGGATGCAGTGGAGCTTTAAAAGGGATCCCCAACAGCATCCCCCTACCCTTCCTATGGAACAGAGATCCTGGATCGCCACAGTCACCTGCCCAATCTCCGCCAGCATGGGACTGGCAGCAGATTTACGAAAAAAGATCGAGTCAAaggcaaaaaaattaaatttttttgtttaataaattggtAGTATTGAATAGATagtattaaatagtttttattttttggggaaaataaaaactttatttaacaGATTTCTTATCTGCTATAATGGGATAACCAAATGGTataaggaaaataataaattgtgTGGTTTTGTGGTCAAGATTGAGGTCAAAAGTGTTTccttatttaaacaaaaaacttttagaAAATAGAGAGATGCTATGAGTCTGTTTCCTAGACAATATTCTAGAAGTCCTTCTTACaaagtttcaaaatattaacaaaaaaaaaaaaaaatgctagtTCAAAAGCATGCATCCTACTTCAAAAGTACCATTCTTTTTATGTGCGGCCCATATCTCCCATTTCTTCCTTGGGTGCTCCTccattttcttatttttctcCTCTTGATTCTCCATTTCGTTCTTTTTCATTTCTTGCGTCTCCATGTCCTggttttttgaaaagggaaagAAGGTTCCCTTTTCTTTCTCTGAGCCTCCAGTTCTTTCGTGATTTTCTGCTCCagcatttcctttctttcatTTTTCGCTTCCTGCATCTTTATTACTTTCTTTTCCACTTTCTCCATCTTTATTTCATTCTTTTCCGGTTCCTTCAGctttatttctttcttttcagCTTCATCAatctttgtttcttttttttccgcTTCCTCCATCTTAGTAGCTTTGTTCTCCGTATCCTCCATCTTCAGACCCTTCTTTTCCGCTTCCTCCTTATCGTTTCTCCTCATCGATTCTCGCAGAGAATCTTTGTACTTTTTAATCCACGATTCCTGCTCCTCTCGGTATGACTGCATCCAGGCGACCAGCGCCTCTCTTAGCGTAGCATGGAATGGATTATGCATCGGCGGGACCTCATAAGAACTGTGGAACGATGGCGCATAGACTATTTCGTCGAAGATGTCCTCGAATTCCTCGTCATTCATGGGATACAGCCGTGACTCCAGCATCTCAAAACTGAAAAAGAATAATAAGGAATTGTAGAAGAAAACACCCAAAATATATTCCATTCTTACGAAGGCAGTCTCTCACGAAGATAACGAATCCTGCGCCCACCATTGTAATCGATGTCATCTTTGCCAAAGTGGTGACTCCGGCCCGCCAAGCCGGCCTCCACCAGCAAACGATTCAGCGAAGGCGCAAAGTCCTTGTCGTGCGACAGGCGCATGGACACGACACCATTCTGCGAGTCCACCTCGTCAACAATTGCATGAATTTCTCGGTCTTCCACCAATTGCCGGAAATGAGATATGGTATCCGGTGGCCAGTGCCGACCCAGAGGATGAACATGTGACAACGATCCTCGAAAAGCGAATGCCGGCTCATGTGCAAAAGACCTGGGAAGAAATTTCAGGTTTTTGGGCGACACATCCTCCCCACATCCAAAGTCCATATAGTATACAGATACAATGTCGCTATTTGGTGGCGGTGTCGCCACGATCCTAGCCCGGCGCCAAGCGGAATTCTTACTGGCCGCGCAGATGTAGCCCTCTTTGAGGAAATAAGGCGTTATCGGATAATCGTAGTCTGCACTCTTAGACGAACTTTGGTTGTAGAAAAGGCTATCAGAAAAATAGGAGCGATCAGAAAAGGAGCGATCAAGGATAGGTAGCGAGGATAAATCACCAAACTTACGCAATATCACTATTCATATCCCTCAAATGTCTGGTATCGTGCATCTCGTTTGACAAGTTAAACCAAAAGTGAAAAGGACCATAAACTTCAGTAACGAAGATTTGAATATTGGCGCCGACAGTGCAGATATTTTCGAATGACATAGGCGGTAGCTTCTCGCCCGGTTCAACCGCATCGTGGGGCCTGTCCATCTTGAAAACCGCATCGGTCTgttaaccaaaaaaacaatcaaaataGGGAGAATAGAGAGAAACTCTACGGCGAGGGGTCTTACCAAACAGCACTCTGGCACAGCAACATGAAATTGCAGGCGTTGGTCAAACAAAGCTATCTGCTTATCCGGATTCCTTCCATCCTGATTCTTTTCGCACGATGTTTCATCCCCCAAGTACTGAGCAAAAGGATTTGTGCCTTTTGCCACAACCTCTGCATCGTTGCTATCTATTGAGATGGAATTTGGCAATGTCGAGTCCTTGTCAAGGTCTTCAGGTGGCGACTTCACCGCTGGATCTGTAGGCCCAATGTCTGTGGGATCAGTTTCGCGGTTCGACCCATCGGGAGGACTTGCCGTCGACTTGAGCCATCCGTCTATGTATCCTATATAGTCCGCAGGTATGTCCTTGGATTGCTCAATGTATCGGTCGAGTTCCAGTGCATTCATCTTTTTCTGAGCCACCCAAGCAGCTAAATTGTCGTGTTCTGAATAGTAGATATTGATGGGCTTCTTAAGGGTAGATGGATTCTGATAAGGAGACTGTTCCTGCTTCGGGGCTTCTATGGGCTTTGAATTTGGGATTTCCCGGGGTGATTGAGAATGGGTTCGACCCTTTGAACTCCATTTTTTCGAATCTTGATAATGAAAAACAGcctaaatgcaaaaaaatgttGGTTTATTTAGTTGTCTTCCGAGTACCATAagaattcacatttttttggtcCAGCGAAGCTTTGGTTGGTCTGGGGTTTCGCAAGCCTTTTTGGCGGTTATATACATGTTGTTTCTTTCGAAAAACTTTTGGCGGATGCCGATCTCTCTGGGGTGCCAAGTAATATTTCTTCGATTCCTCTTccatttcaaaataatatttataatcgTTAGCTTATAAGGCGTCTTCCATGGAATGATGAATTAACTGTAATTTGAATTACCAACAGCGTGGCAGCACAGTACCATGTTGCCAGAAAAACCACTCAATCATCGGAAAAAGTTATATTTGTCTGAAAATGTGAGAGATATGTTCTCTTATTTGAATATTGCACTACAATtaccttaaaaataataattattaaatttttagattaattatattaatattttatgtttataaaTCGTTTCACACCCACCACTAGTTTGTGCAGGTCTGGCAACACTGGCTTTGGGGTTTCGGTTTGTTTACGGTGCACGTGTTGCCCAAGAAGTCCAATTCTGACTTAAATAAGTGCACAACTatatcacaaaaatggacagcGAAGCGGATGACTACGAGATGAGCGGCTCCGAGAAGGAGTACGACGAGGAGGAGCGCGAGATTCTGGAGGATCTGCGTAAGCAACGCAAAAAACGACAGGAACAGGATCCCCGCCAAGAAGTTTTGGCCTTTAGCGACGAGGACGacgatgaggatgaggatgaggacgGGGATGTGAAGGAACTGATGCGCGACAGCGACATCGAGGGAGCTGAGGATGACGACGCCGATCTGCCCAACACAATGGACTGGGGTAGTAAACGAAGCACCTACTACAACACAGACTTTGTAGACCAGGACTACAGCAGCTACAATGCTCAGGAGGAGGACCTGGCCCGCGCCGAGGAGGATGAGGCCAAAAGAATCCAGCTGCGTCTGGCCAAGCGGCTCAGCGAGGCGGATTTCCAGTTGGACGACGTCAAGGCAGACAGCAGTGGCGATGAAGAGGATACGTCCGCCAGTAAGTCGGCTCCGGGCATTAAAGTGAgtctgaaaacaaaaattatgtaaatatatGTTAAAATTTGTGTGGTTTTTGCAGATCACTACCGACCTGACAGGCCTTTCGGCACGTGAGCGACTCCAGCTTCTCCAGAAGGATTCCCCAGAGTTCCTGGGGCTTACACAAGACTTTCAGAAGCATCTAGAGGAGGTTAAAGAGCTGTTAACGCCAGTTTTGAACTATGTAAGGAACCATGGTGTGCCCATGGTACCGCCCTTGAAGTTCGCCAGTCTCTACCACAACGTGCTCGCCACCTACTGTTCCAACGTAGCCTTCTACTTGCTTCTGAAGGCGCGACGCAGTAGCGTCAAGTTCCATCCGGTGGCTAAGCGTCTCGTCCAGCTTAAGCAGCTAA is part of the Drosophila bipectinata strain 14024-0381.07 chromosome XL, DbipHiC1v2, whole genome shotgun sequence genome and encodes:
- the TrxT gene encoding thioredoxin-2, giving the protein MVYLVRSKDDLEQKLAQARDKLVVIDFYANWCGPCKVIAPKLEELAQLYSDRAVVLKVNVDENEEITVEYNVTSMPTFVFIKGGEVVELFVGGNSEKLAKCMEKYVGESVENPDQSIHGHSSSHLDGGSSLNESEMDSISAGPSATSGDVSICELGDRDTGCAVPEAKGAALEN
- the LOC108129057 gene encoding trichohyalin, which translates into the protein MSYQIKSTPYFRRMFNNSKKNGQLQRLREEYERIQEFNDRTIELKMRQVRLKRLFREIEDIKDGGAGGGNNNGNNVGNMGGGAGGAAIGQSGQGHARDRSRGGSCSSARVRVMRRRHLRTMAVSTPEQRRHHQRVEALTRARELGKEISRRNAEIAETGGGGYLRNELRVTAKMQAVQDARREAVERRERAAKRISYGNDQSRQNLLRQLQVRQKRLMGGQSPMRLVQQTARPAQVGPSRAHTHIHQGHVQSLSHGQLTVPRPSRQKHSSPRYLNRYPDFRQLTDSQLDFLASQAREEQQLRVRRENNATYNKAHCEEVEEEDFNTEELAELGLEEERLRREMNYSEEERLQRHREYSDDRRRQRQTSDEPTDLDGEEESQEEDPNDDGREEVSGELPLNGKRVRKTALEQELQLRQQVQQEDEAEEAEEQRRRMHLREETSPLRMARFSLSSTTTTATTTTPRCVQAPQRGDDPSDDYEMVTAASHSATIAAHQPTCFVPPNADIDTDDEDKKDEEQKGEYRLKKDAGVDPMPSVNHWRKISLMMPFMSSKSRTRTAPTVIEHLDDAAPNVSGISYHGMEIHQQQSLFQRQQDQPQYHVQQPQRQATVYRAPHSEYLMSTIQCVDAVEL
- the LOC108128979 gene encoding uncharacterized protein; this translates as MEEESKKYYLAPQRDRHPPKVFRKKQHVYNRQKGLRNPRPTKASLDQKNAVFHYQDSKKWSSKGRTHSQSPREIPNSKPIEAPKQEQSPYQNPSTLKKPINIYYSEHDNLAAWVAQKKMNALELDRYIEQSKDIPADYIGYIDGWLKSTASPPDGSNRETDPTDIGPTDPAVKSPPEDLDKDSTLPNSISIDSNDAEVVAKGTNPFAQYLGDETSCEKNQDGRNPDKQIALFDQRLQFHVAVPECCLTDAVFKMDRPHDAVEPGEKLPPMSFENICTVGANIQIFVTEVYGPFHFWFNLSNEMHDTRHLRDMNSDIALFYNQSSSKSADYDYPITPYFLKEGYICAASKNSAWRRARIVATPPPNSDIVSVYYMDFGCGEDVSPKNLKFLPRSFAHEPAFAFRGSLSHVHPLGRHWPPDTISHFRQLVEDREIHAIVDEVDSQNGVVSMRLSHDKDFAPSLNRLLVEAGLAGRSHHFGKDDIDYNGGRRIRYLRERLPSFEMLESRLYPMNDEEFEDIFDEIVYAPSFHSSYEVPPMHNPFHATLREALVAWMQSYREEQESWIKKYKDSLRESMRRNDKEEAEKKGLKMEDTENKATKMEEAEKKETKIDEAEKKEIKLKEPEKNEIKMEKVEKKVIKMQEAKNERKEMLEQKITKELEAQRKKREPSFPFQKTRTWRRKK
- the Sas10 gene encoding something about silencing protein 10, producing MDSEADDYEMSGSEKEYDEEEREILEDLRKQRKKRQEQDPRQEVLAFSDEDDDEDEDEDGDVKELMRDSDIEGAEDDDADLPNTMDWGSKRSTYYNTDFVDQDYSSYNAQEEDLARAEEDEAKRIQLRLAKRLSEADFQLDDVKADSSGDEEDTSASKSAPGIKITTDLTGLSARERLQLLQKDSPEFLGLTQDFQKHLEEVKELLTPVLNYVRNHGVPMVPPLKFASLYHNVLATYCSNVAFYLLLKARRSSVKFHPVAKRLVQLKQLRDQLAPRYEEYIRPQLEALLERIQDGDAFTVLDVSQRKAKLQILNKYSNGEVAANESTDDEGATKQRNDGDQLEDGGEEDEDEEPDEEDARRGITYQMAKNKGLTPHRKKELRNPRVKHRGKYRKALIRRKGAVRTVRKEVQRYGGEMSGIKASVTKSVKFRS